The genomic segment TGACGCGGGCGAACTGGGCGGCATAGTCGGCCTCGAAGGCCTCGCGCAGGCGCGCCACGTCGTCGGGCTCAAGATCGCGCGCGGGCAGCTCCACCGTGATCTCGTGGCCCTGGCCCACATAGCGCATATAGGCGAGCCGCCGTTCCGTGAGCGGCGCACCGCGCGCGCCCGGCTCCACCAGCGCGCGCGCCTCCCGCGCCATCTCGCCGAGAAGCCCGGAGACGAGATCGGTGTCGAAATCGTCGAGCCGCACATGGCGGCTGCGCACGAGCTCGTAGGAGACCGGCGCGGCAAGGAAGCCGACGGCGGAGCCGACCCCGGCATTGGGCGGCACGACCACGCGGCCGACCCCGACCTTCTCCGCGACCCGCGCGGCATGGAGCGGGGCCGCCCCGCCAAAGGCGATCAGCGTGTGCTGGCCGACGATCGCACCACGCTCCACAGCATGGACGCGCGCCGCACTCGCCATGTTCTCGCAGACCATCTCGTGGACGGCATAGGCCGCGGTCTCCGGCGTCAGCCCGAGCGGTTCGCCGATATCGCGGGCCAGCGCATCGCGCGCAAGCCCGGGGTCCAGCGGAATGGTGCCGCCGGCAAAGGCCTCCGGGTCGATCATGCCGAGCACAATGTCGGCATCGGTGACGGCGGGGTGCACGCCGCCACGGCCATAGCCTGCGGGGCCGGGCTCGGAGCCCGCGCTCTCCGGGCCCACCGCCACGCGCTTGAGCGCATCGATCCGAGCGATCGAACCGCCGCCCGCGCCGATCTCGACCATCTCGATCACGGGGATGCGCAGCGGCAGGCCACTGCCCTTCAGGAACCGCGCAGCCCGGTCGACCTCGAAGGCGCGAGAGCTGTGCGGTTCGCCCTTCTCGATCAGGCAGATCTTGGCGGTGGTCCCGCCCATGTCGAAGGAGAGCACCCGGTCCTCGCCGAGACGGGCGGAAATCGCGGCGGCGAAGATCGCCCCGCCCGCCGGCCCCGATTCAACGAGCCGCACCGGGAAGCGCCGGGCGGCCTCTATGGAGGTGAGCCCGCCGCCGGAGGTGACGAGATAGACCGCCCCGCGGAACTGCTCCGCCTGGAGCGCATCGGCCATGCGCGCCAGATAGCCGTCCATCAGGGGCTGCACATAGGCATTGGCGACGGCGGTCGAGGTGCGCTCATATTCGCGGATTTCTGGGCAGACCTCGCTCGACAGCGTGATCCGGACATCCGGCATGGCGGCGGCCAGCACCTCCGCAGCCCGGCGCTCATGGGCCGGATTGGCATAGGAATGGAGGAAGGCGAAGGCGACGCTTTCCACCCCGGCCGCCTTCAGCGCGGGCACGAGCGCCCCCACGGCGGCCTCGTCGAGCGGCAGGCGCACGCCCCCATGCACGTCGACGCGCTCGGGCACCGTGAAGCGCAGAGCCCGGGGCACGAGCGGCGCCGGCTTCTCGATCTCCAGATCGTACTGGTCGTAGCGGCTTTCGGTGCCGATATCGAGCACGTCGCGGAAGCCGTCGGTGGCGATCAGCGCCGTCCGCGCCCCGCGGCGTTCGATGATGGCGTTGGTCGCAAGCGTCGTGCCGTGCACGAAGACGTCGATGTCGGAGGCATGGAGGCTGGCGTCCGACAGGACGAGCGCCATGCCCTCCAGCACCCCCTCCTCCGGCCGGCCAGCCGTCGTGAGCACCTTGCGCGTCAGACGCTTCCCGCCGATGTCCAGGACGATATCGGTAAAGGTTCCGCCAATGTCAGCAGCCAGCCGAACGTCGCTCTCCGCACTCACGTCTCGTTCCTCATCTGGTTGATATCGCCCATGGATCCTGGTCCTCGCTATCCGCCCCGCCCGGTGACGGCACGCACCGAGCGCGGCCCGTTCAGGCGCGGCTGGAGGTCGCCCATAATGATCCGGAGATGGTCTTCCATGGCCTGCGCGGCGGCCTCGCCATCGCCGGCCTCGACGGCGTCGAGGATCGCCAGATGCTCCACGCAGGTGTCGTGCAGACGCGACGGACGCCGGTCGAGCCCGTAGAGCCTCGACCGCTGGCGGATCGAGACGATCAGCTCGCACAGAAGCGGGTTGCCGCTCGCCTCGGCGAGGGCGAGATGGATGGCGTTGTCGGCGTCCTCTATGGCCTGCCGCGAAATCTCGCCGCCGTGCCGGACATCCTCCAGAAGCGTCTCGACCTTCTCGCGGATATGCGCAACCGTCGCGGCCGAAAGCCTGCCGGCGGCGAGCCGCGCCGTTTCCGTCTCCAGCAGGATACGCACGCGCAGGGCGTCTCTGTAATCCTCCAGCGTCACCGGCTTCACCTGGAGCACACCCTCGTCATGGCGGATGACGAAGCCCTCACCCTCCAGCCGGAAGAGCGCATCGCGCAAGGGTGTGCGGGAAACGTCGAGTACCTTGGCCAGCCGCCGCTCCTGGAGGATCGCCCCGGCCTTGAGCTCGCCCGACAGCATCATGTCCCGCAGCCGCCGATAGGCGATGCTGGTGAGGCTCGGACTGTCCGCCTTGGCCCTGGCTGCCATCTCCGCGAGGGATTCCCCCTTTGATGCTCCGATCCCGACGCCTAAAATTTAATCCAACTCAGGCGCTGACTATTTTGTTCTCATATTGGAATACCACCGGCATATAGCCGTCAAGTCAATCGTGACGGATCCATGAAAAAAGGCGCGCCGCGGCCTCCCCACCGATATGGGAGAAACCTCGGCGCGCCCTGGATCCCGGGCACTCGTCGGTCGGGGCCGGACGGGAACCGGCTCAGAACACCACGGTCTTGTGGCCGTTCAGCATGACGCGGTTTTCCAGATGCAGCTTCACCGCGCGGGCGAGCACGCGGGATTCGATGTCGCGGCCGGTGGCCACGAAATCCTCCGCCGTCATGGCATGCGTCACACGCTCGGTCTCCTGCTCGACGATCGGCCCCTCGTCCAGGTCGGGCGTGACATAGTGGGCGGTGGCGCCGATCAGCTTCACGCCGCGCTCATGCGCCTGGTGATAGGGCTTGGCACCCTTGAAGCTCGGCAGGAAGGAATGGTGGATGTTGATGATCCGCCCGAAGAGCCGCTTGGAGAGGCTGTCGGAGAGCACCTGCATATAGCGGGCGAGGATCACGAGATCGGCGCCCGTCTCCTTGACGAGGTCGAGGAGTCTCGTCTCCTGTTCCTCTTTGTTCTCCTTCGTCACCGGCCAGCAGTGATAGGGAATGCCCTCCAGCTCCGCGACGGGGCGCGCCACCTCGTGGTTGGACACGATGGCCACCACCTCCGCATTCAGCCAGCCGACGCGGATCTGGTAGAGCAGATGCAGCATGGCATGGTCGAACTTCGACACCATGATGACGATCCGCGGCGTGCGGGTCTCGTCGACGAGCACGGTTCTCATGGCGAAGCGGTCGACCGCGGGCTTGAGCGCGTGTTCGATGCGCTCCTTGCCCACTTCGCCGGGCGCGGCGAACGCGATGCGCATGAAGAAACGGTTGGTCTGTCGGTCCCAGAACTGGTTGCTTTCGGCGATATTCGCACCGATCCCGGCAAGCTCGGTGGTCACCGCGGCGACGATGCCGGGCTGGTCCTCGCAGGACAGGTTCAGGACAAAGCTGTTGGTGGGCATTCCGATCCTCTGGCGTGAAGCAGGCTGGCAGGAGCCCTGTCTTATGCACGCATTTTCGTGCCGGCGGGATCATAAGGCGAAGGTGCGATGATTCGCGCACCCCGCTCCCGCCCGACGATATGGGTCGTGAGCGCCGTGCCCTCCGCCGCTGCCTCGCGGTCGACGAGCGCCATGGCGAGGCTCTTGCCCACCGTGTGGCCATAGCCGCCGGAGGTGACGAAGCCCACGCGCCGGCC from the Kaustia mangrovi genome contains:
- a CDS encoding hydantoinase/oxoprolinase family protein → MSAESDVRLAADIGGTFTDIVLDIGGKRLTRKVLTTAGRPEEGVLEGMALVLSDASLHASDIDVFVHGTTLATNAIIERRGARTALIATDGFRDVLDIGTESRYDQYDLEIEKPAPLVPRALRFTVPERVDVHGGVRLPLDEAAVGALVPALKAAGVESVAFAFLHSYANPAHERRAAEVLAAAMPDVRITLSSEVCPEIREYERTSTAVANAYVQPLMDGYLARMADALQAEQFRGAVYLVTSGGGLTSIEAARRFPVRLVESGPAGGAIFAAAISARLGEDRVLSFDMGGTTAKICLIEKGEPHSSRAFEVDRAARFLKGSGLPLRIPVIEMVEIGAGGGSIARIDALKRVAVGPESAGSEPGPAGYGRGGVHPAVTDADIVLGMIDPEAFAGGTIPLDPGLARDALARDIGEPLGLTPETAAYAVHEMVCENMASAARVHAVERGAIVGQHTLIAFGGAAPLHAARVAEKVGVGRVVVPPNAGVGSAVGFLAAPVSYELVRSRHVRLDDFDTDLVSGLLGEMAREARALVEPGARGAPLTERRLAYMRYVGQGHEITVELPARDLEPDDVARLREAFEADYAAQFARVIPGAAVEILSWSVLVTTEARHEAPVAPVADAPAPMPAGVRRFFDGRAGETIEVPLYRRDDMAPGARVAGPAVIAESETSTFVAASFDAHIDGAGCIVMNRKAA
- a CDS encoding GntR family transcriptional regulator codes for the protein MAARAKADSPSLTSIAYRRLRDMMLSGELKAGAILQERRLAKVLDVSRTPLRDALFRLEGEGFVIRHDEGVLQVKPVTLEDYRDALRVRILLETETARLAAGRLSAATVAHIREKVETLLEDVRHGGEISRQAIEDADNAIHLALAEASGNPLLCELIVSIRQRSRLYGLDRRPSRLHDTCVEHLAILDAVEAGDGEAAAQAMEDHLRIIMGDLQPRLNGPRSVRAVTGRGG
- the purU gene encoding formyltetrahydrofolate deformylase; the protein is MPTNSFVLNLSCEDQPGIVAAVTTELAGIGANIAESNQFWDRQTNRFFMRIAFAAPGEVGKERIEHALKPAVDRFAMRTVLVDETRTPRIVIMVSKFDHAMLHLLYQIRVGWLNAEVVAIVSNHEVARPVAELEGIPYHCWPVTKENKEEQETRLLDLVKETGADLVILARYMQVLSDSLSKRLFGRIINIHHSFLPSFKGAKPYHQAHERGVKLIGATAHYVTPDLDEGPIVEQETERVTHAMTAEDFVATGRDIESRVLARAVKLHLENRVMLNGHKTVVF